A part of Novipirellula artificiosorum genomic DNA contains:
- a CDS encoding archaemetzincin gives MERVLRLCFLVVLGLVSQVARSEDRSRPRIVKTFEPVDLGRFQQIDPESLQRTIGQLERIHRKLGKPSPGDWLDQQKEVGQTFRQYVASDPVRPTGRRHILYVQPIGEFDAKQSEIVELASEYLALYMHTTVRLCKVLPSTTVPQKARREHPEWKVPQMLSTYLLKNVLKPRLPDDAAAYIAFTTTDLWPGRGWNFVFGQASLRDRVGVWSMYRNGDPSNSKADYLLCLRRTLRIATHETGHMFSLAHCIAYQCNMCGANHLQESDRLPLYLCPECHAKIAWAMGVDPIERYTQLSQFCKQHEMGWESAYYDQAIGLLRDP, from the coding sequence ATGGAAAGAGTTCTTCGATTATGTTTTCTGGTGGTTCTCGGTTTGGTCAGCCAGGTCGCGCGAAGTGAGGATCGTTCCCGACCAAGGATCGTTAAGACGTTTGAACCCGTTGATCTGGGACGCTTCCAGCAAATCGACCCAGAATCCCTACAGAGGACGATCGGACAGCTAGAACGGATTCATCGTAAACTGGGAAAGCCGTCGCCCGGTGATTGGTTGGACCAGCAAAAGGAAGTAGGTCAAACGTTTCGCCAGTACGTTGCCTCGGACCCCGTCCGACCGACAGGACGACGACACATTCTCTATGTCCAGCCCATCGGTGAGTTCGACGCGAAGCAAAGCGAGATCGTCGAGCTTGCCTCTGAATATCTAGCCCTTTACATGCATACGACGGTCCGTCTTTGCAAAGTGCTGCCTTCGACGACGGTTCCCCAAAAAGCACGTCGCGAACACCCCGAATGGAAGGTGCCGCAGATGCTCTCAACGTACCTGTTGAAGAACGTGCTCAAGCCTCGATTGCCAGACGATGCTGCGGCGTACATTGCCTTTACCACGACCGATCTTTGGCCAGGTCGAGGTTGGAACTTCGTCTTTGGTCAAGCTTCGCTACGAGATCGAGTGGGCGTTTGGTCGATGTACCGTAACGGTGATCCGAGCAACAGCAAAGCAGACTACCTGCTTTGTCTTCGTCGTACGCTCCGAATTGCAACCCATGAAACGGGTCACATGTTTTCGCTTGCGCACTGTATCGCCTATCAGTGCAATATGTGTGGTGCAAACCATTTGCAGGAATCGGATCGGTTGCCTCTTTACCTTTGTCCCGAATGCCACGCCAAGATCGCTTGGGCCATGGGAGTCGACCCGATTGAGCGATACACACAACTGAGTCAGTTTTGCAAGCAACATGAAATGGGATGGGAATCGGCGTACTACGACCAAGCCATCGGTCTGCTACGCGATCCGTGA
- a CDS encoding VOC family protein, whose product MATITTLGFAGRTEEALEHYHDALDAETVFLMRFRDSPDQSHMKPGMEDMIFHATFRIDGTEFMASDVGYLDGEPAAVFAGFSLALRLKSLDHAKRVFDALADGGQTLIPLAKSAFTAWYGIVIDRFGVSWKISVDQDDR is encoded by the coding sequence ATGGCCACCATTACAACACTTGGATTTGCGGGACGGACCGAAGAGGCGCTTGAGCACTATCACGACGCGCTCGACGCCGAAACGGTATTCTTGATGCGGTTCCGCGATAGCCCAGACCAATCACACATGAAGCCGGGCATGGAAGACATGATCTTTCATGCGACATTTCGGATTGACGGCACTGAATTCATGGCGAGCGACGTCGGTTACCTCGACGGTGAACCTGCGGCGGTTTTTGCTGGCTTTTCTCTGGCGTTGCGATTGAAATCCTTGGACCACGCGAAACGCGTTTTTGATGCGTTGGCTGACGGAGGCCAGACGCTGATTCCACTTGCCAAATCCGCGTTTACGGCTTGGTATGGTATCGTGATTGACCGCTTTGGCGTTTCGTGGAAGATCAGCGTCGACCAAGACGACAGATAA
- the glf gene encoding UDP-galactopyranose mutase: MYDYVIVGAGLFGSVFARQMTDAGAKCLIIEKRNHIGGNCYSANLGGIHVHRYGPHIFHTNDDAVWQYVNRFARFSRFSYRPKVNFRGELYSFPINLNTLHQLWGVTTPQQAKERLEAERVKIEQPANLEQWALSQVGRELYETFVYGYTKKQWGREPSELPCSIIRRLPIRLTWNDDYFNDRYCGIPEGGYTKLFESMLQGIPVETEVDFLSDRCRFESMGKSIVYTGPLDRLFDYELGASDWRGLRFKHQLISQPDYQGVAAVNYTDAETPYTRCIEHKHFEPLECDHTVVTREYPADWSVGDEMYYPVNNDAGEALQKRYAAKLPKNYLIGGRLATYRYFDMHQVVASAMHMAKQQIRSVETIYPLRRVA, from the coding sequence ATGTATGACTATGTGATCGTTGGAGCCGGACTGTTCGGATCGGTGTTCGCCCGGCAAATGACTGATGCAGGGGCCAAATGCTTGATCATCGAAAAGCGCAATCATATTGGTGGCAATTGCTATTCCGCCAACCTGGGCGGTATCCACGTTCACCGCTATGGACCCCACATCTTTCACACCAATGACGACGCTGTATGGCAATACGTCAATCGCTTTGCACGCTTCAGCAGGTTCAGCTATCGTCCCAAGGTGAATTTCCGCGGGGAGCTGTACTCCTTCCCAATCAATTTGAATACACTCCATCAACTGTGGGGCGTCACAACACCCCAGCAGGCCAAGGAACGGCTGGAGGCGGAACGGGTTAAGATCGAGCAACCGGCGAACTTGGAACAATGGGCGTTGTCTCAAGTCGGGCGTGAGCTCTACGAGACGTTTGTGTACGGCTACACCAAGAAGCAATGGGGCCGCGAACCGAGCGAATTACCCTGCTCCATCATCCGCAGGCTGCCCATTCGGTTGACATGGAACGACGACTATTTCAACGATCGCTACTGTGGCATCCCCGAGGGCGGCTATACGAAGCTTTTCGAGTCGATGCTGCAAGGGATTCCTGTCGAAACGGAAGTGGATTTTCTTTCCGATCGATGCCGGTTCGAGTCGATGGGAAAGTCCATTGTTTATACCGGCCCCCTTGACCGGTTGTTTGATTATGAACTGGGGGCCAGCGATTGGCGAGGCTTACGTTTCAAGCATCAATTGATCAGCCAACCTGATTATCAAGGCGTCGCGGCCGTCAACTACACCGATGCCGAGACACCCTACACGCGATGTATCGAGCACAAGCATTTTGAACCGCTTGAATGCGACCACACCGTCGTGACTCGCGAGTATCCCGCAGATTGGTCGGTGGGGGACGAAATGTATTATCCGGTCAACAATGACGCCGGCGAAGCTTTACAAAAACGTTACGCTGCAAAGTTGCCCAAGAACTACCTCATCGGCGGTCGCTTGGCAACGTATCGCTACTTCGACATGCACCAAGTCGTTGCCTCGGCGATGCATATGGCCAAGCAACAGATCCGAAGCGTTGAAACAATCTACCCCTTGCGAAGAGTTGCTTAG
- a CDS encoding DUF4347 domain-containing protein — translation MLPAKRRRRFASNKAAGRRERISWTLSALEPRLMLAADAGVATEAVANFVEIGPAATSTTNTHAETQATDSAAGILFLDSEIEDSDLLNEFAENAEVILLAANRDAITQISETLAKRQDVASIHIVSHGDAGRLRLSGETIDSTVIRDRGAEIAKWSFALAPNADILLYGCSVGAGSSGDALLSAVAELTGADVAASIDTTGSRSQGGNWELEKAIGRIESGLAFQATVMARYQHTLPITGTESNFSFNSFASTDPFDLNGDASISGDKLQLTSEETYQTGSAFFTDPIAVDSNSSFQSSFSFEMAGGWGAGGADGLVFVLQNSPSGSGAIGSGGFDIGYGGIGNSVAIEFDTWFNSTDKYKDEVGVVINGVPQNHLVQAYSPFDLNDGGTYHAWVDYNGESDQLTVYLSNSSNKPAQAILSTTLQLDQIVGNQMYAGFTAADFDRPNAHRILSWSMDTADPGNSGPATINLDASQVTVSETGGEAVVKLVRTGNASETASVEYETSNQSARAGDDYSSRSGVANFAAGQRTAEVRIPILDDTVEEGPETFQLTIRNAVNADLGSQQTTTITILDDEQSLPSFVSFSDTPLIDLNGGASITGGKLQLTSEATYQTGSAFFMDPIEVTSNSSFQSSFSFEMAGGWGAGGADGLVFVLQNSPSGSGAIGSGGFDIGYGGIGNSVAIEFDTWFNSTDKYKDEVGVVINGVPQNHLVQAYSPFDLNDGGTYHAWVDYNGESDQLTVYLSNSSNKPAQAILSTTLQLDQIVGNQMYAGFTAADFDRPNAHRVLSWSMDTADPNNAGPATFKLDTVQVTVSETVGEAVLRIMRTGDASEIGSINYQTYDQSAVSGDDYSSRSGVAYFAEGQRVAEVRIPILDDDLEEGVETFSITIDNPVNAELGAPRTTTITVLDDEQNLPSFTNFNNGAMIDVNGGATVTGGKLQLTSEATYQTGSAFFTEPIDVTSDSSFQTSFSFEMTGGWGAGGADGLVFVLQNSPSGSGAIGGGGFDIGYGGIGNSVAIEFDTWLNETDKFKDEIAVVVNGVPQNHLVQSRSPFDLNDGGVYHAWVDYNGVSDSLAVYLSDSAEKPTLAAMKTTVSLDQIVGTQMYAGFTAADFDRPNAHRILSWWMDTEAPALDPPVLPSGEIQTEIVQGGFNQPTAIAWSADGRNMYVSEKGGLVKVMRDGVLVSTPVIDISAIVNNFSDRGLLDVAVHPDLENQPYMYVLYTYDPPEVWNYVGNQFAGPDATGNRAGRLVRYTLDASTNYTSVIAGSEFVMMGTASTWNNFNAFTNSVTDMAEPPAGQYPDGSYLRDFINSDSTTHSIASLEFAPDGALMVSIGDGGSYNQMDPRVVRVQDIDSLSGKILRIDPVTGQGLSDNPFYNGDGDANRSKVYQLGLRNPFRFAIDDVTGRLFIGDVGWTRWEEINTADPGANFGWPYFEGGQGVNIVTPGGYINLPAGQQFVANGAQAEPAIIALSHTADGIDAVVMGDVIRGGDLGLLFEGDILFNSLGQGVVRRASVNAEGQVTDVSVFTTGAQYVVDMRQGPDGEMYFVDLLDGQIGRWTVV, via the coding sequence ATGCTTCCCGCAAAACGTCGTCGTCGGTTCGCCAGCAACAAAGCGGCGGGGCGCAGAGAGCGCATTTCATGGACGTTGTCGGCACTCGAGCCCCGTTTGATGCTGGCGGCGGACGCTGGGGTGGCGACGGAGGCGGTTGCCAATTTCGTCGAAATCGGGCCCGCAGCAACCTCCACAACGAATACACATGCGGAAACGCAAGCCACGGATTCTGCTGCCGGCATCTTATTCCTTGACAGCGAAATCGAAGACTCGGACTTGTTGAATGAGTTCGCCGAGAATGCCGAAGTGATTTTACTCGCTGCCAACCGAGACGCGATCACCCAGATCAGCGAGACGTTGGCGAAGCGCCAAGATGTCGCTTCCATCCATATCGTTTCCCACGGAGATGCAGGCCGATTGAGATTGTCGGGCGAAACGATCGATTCGACAGTCATTCGCGACCGCGGTGCCGAAATCGCAAAATGGTCCTTTGCCCTTGCCCCAAACGCAGACATTTTATTGTATGGATGCAGCGTTGGTGCGGGATCGTCAGGCGACGCGTTACTGAGTGCGGTTGCCGAATTAACCGGCGCCGATGTGGCGGCGTCGATCGACACCACAGGATCGCGTTCGCAAGGAGGGAATTGGGAGTTGGAAAAGGCGATCGGACGTATTGAGTCTGGACTGGCATTTCAAGCAACAGTCATGGCTCGATATCAGCATACACTCCCCATCACCGGCACCGAATCCAATTTTAGCTTCAACAGTTTCGCCTCCACAGACCCTTTCGATCTAAATGGCGATGCATCGATCAGCGGAGATAAACTTCAGCTGACGTCGGAGGAGACCTACCAAACGGGGTCCGCATTCTTTACCGATCCAATCGCAGTCGACAGCAACAGTTCGTTCCAATCGAGCTTCAGTTTCGAGATGGCTGGCGGCTGGGGTGCTGGTGGTGCGGACGGGTTGGTGTTTGTGCTGCAGAATTCGCCCTCTGGCAGCGGTGCGATCGGTAGCGGCGGGTTCGATATTGGCTATGGCGGGATCGGCAACAGCGTCGCGATTGAGTTTGACACTTGGTTCAACTCAACGGACAAGTACAAAGATGAGGTCGGCGTTGTGATCAACGGCGTTCCTCAGAATCATCTGGTTCAAGCCTATTCGCCATTCGATTTGAATGATGGCGGCACCTACCACGCTTGGGTCGACTACAACGGCGAGTCGGATCAGTTGACGGTGTACCTTTCGAACAGCTCGAACAAACCGGCGCAGGCGATTTTGTCGACGACGTTGCAATTGGACCAGATTGTTGGCAACCAGATGTACGCTGGCTTCACCGCGGCCGACTTCGACCGTCCCAATGCACACCGGATTTTGTCATGGTCGATGGACACGGCCGATCCGGGCAATAGTGGCCCGGCGACGATCAACCTTGATGCTTCCCAAGTGACGGTAAGCGAAACGGGTGGCGAAGCGGTCGTGAAGCTTGTTCGTACGGGCAATGCCAGCGAAACGGCGTCGGTCGAATATGAGACCTCGAACCAATCGGCGCGGGCTGGCGACGACTATTCTTCTCGCAGCGGCGTTGCCAACTTCGCAGCAGGCCAACGTACGGCGGAGGTTCGGATTCCGATCCTTGATGACACCGTTGAAGAAGGCCCCGAGACGTTTCAGTTGACGATCCGCAACGCGGTGAACGCCGATCTTGGTTCGCAGCAAACGACGACGATTACGATACTAGACGACGAGCAGTCCTTACCGAGTTTCGTCAGTTTCAGTGACACGCCGCTGATCGATCTCAATGGCGGAGCATCAATCACGGGCGGGAAGCTGCAGTTGACTTCCGAAGCCACCTATCAAACGGGCTCGGCTTTCTTTATGGATCCGATTGAGGTGACGAGCAACAGTTCGTTCCAATCGAGCTTCAGTTTCGAGATGGCTGGTGGTTGGGGTGCTGGTGGTGCGGACGGGTTGGTGTTTGTGCTTCAGAATTCGCCCTCTGGCAGCGGTGCGATCGGTAGCGGCGGTTTCGATATTGGCTACGGCGGGATCGGCAACAGCGTCGCGATTGAGTTTGACACTTGGTTCAACTCAACGGACAAGTACAAAGATGAGGTCGGCGTTGTGATCAACGGCGTTCCGCAGAATCATCTGGTACAAGCCTATTCGCCATTCGATTTGAATGATGGCGGCACCTACCACGCTTGGGTCGACTACAACGGCGAGTCGGATCAGTTGACGGTGTACCTTTCGAACAGTTCCAACAAGCCGGCGCAGGCGATTTTGTCGACGACGTTGCAATTGGACCAGATTGTTGGGAACCAGATGTACGCTGGCTTCACCGCGGCCGACTTCGATCGTCCCAATGCACACCGGGTTTTGTCATGGTCGATGGACACGGCCGATCCGAACAACGCGGGCCCGGCGACGTTCAAACTCGATACTGTCCAAGTCACCGTCAGCGAGACGGTGGGAGAAGCGGTACTAAGGATCATGCGTACGGGTGATGCCTCGGAAATCGGATCGATCAACTATCAGACCTACGACCAATCGGCCGTCAGCGGCGACGATTATTCGTCTCGCAGCGGCGTCGCCTATTTTGCGGAAGGGCAACGCGTCGCGGAGGTTCGGATTCCGATCCTCGACGATGATTTGGAGGAAGGGGTCGAGACATTCAGTATCACGATCGATAATCCGGTCAACGCAGAACTTGGGGCACCGCGGACGACCACGATCACGGTATTGGACGATGAACAAAACTTGCCGAGTTTCACCAACTTCAACAACGGTGCGATGATTGATGTCAACGGTGGTGCAACGGTCACCGGCGGAAAACTTCAACTCACATCGGAGGCCACGTATCAAACCGGATCGGCTTTCTTTACCGAGCCGATCGACGTGACGAGCGATAGTTCTTTTCAAACGAGTTTCAGTTTCGAGATGACTGGTGGTTGGGGTGCGGGTGGTGCCGACGGGTTGGTGTTTGTGTTGCAGAATTCGCCCTCTGGCAGCGGAGCAATTGGCGGAGGTGGGTTTGATATCGGTTACGGCGGGATCGGCAATAGCGTGGCAATTGAGTTTGACACTTGGCTTAACGAGACGGACAAGTTCAAGGATGAGATTGCGGTGGTGGTCAACGGCGTCCCGCAAAACCATCTCGTCCAATCGCGATCTCCGTTTGACTTGAATGATGGCGGTGTCTATCACGCTTGGGTCGACTACAACGGCGTGAGCGATTCGTTGGCGGTCTATCTCTCGGATTCGGCCGAAAAACCTACGCTTGCGGCGATGAAGACCACGGTCTCGTTGGATCAGATTGTGGGCACGCAGATGTACGCTGGCTTTACGGCGGCCGATTTTGATCGACCCAACGCTCATCGGATTTTGTCATGGTGGATGGACACCGAAGCGCCGGCGCTTGACCCGCCTGTGTTGCCGTCGGGTGAGATTCAGACGGAAATCGTCCAAGGTGGGTTCAACCAGCCGACCGCAATTGCGTGGTCCGCGGATGGCCGAAACATGTACGTTTCGGAAAAAGGGGGTCTGGTCAAGGTCATGCGTGACGGTGTGTTGGTGTCAACGCCGGTAATCGATATTTCCGCGATTGTCAACAATTTTTCGGATCGTGGACTGCTTGATGTGGCGGTTCATCCCGATTTGGAAAATCAGCCATACATGTACGTGCTCTACACGTACGACCCGCCAGAGGTTTGGAACTACGTTGGCAATCAGTTCGCGGGTCCGGATGCCACGGGCAATCGAGCCGGACGCTTGGTTCGTTACACACTCGATGCATCGACCAACTACACCAGCGTGATCGCGGGTTCAGAATTCGTCATGATGGGGACTGCCAGCACTTGGAACAACTTCAATGCATTCACCAACAGCGTCACCGATATGGCGGAACCGCCAGCAGGCCAATATCCCGATGGCTCTTACCTTCGAGATTTCATCAATAGCGACAGCACGACGCACTCGATCGCCTCTTTGGAGTTTGCTCCCGACGGCGCGCTAATGGTTTCGATTGGTGATGGCGGCAGTTACAACCAGATGGACCCACGCGTCGTGCGAGTGCAAGACATTGATAGCTTGTCAGGGAAAATTCTGCGAATCGATCCCGTGACCGGCCAAGGGTTGTCGGATAATCCGTTCTACAATGGAGACGGCGACGCGAATCGTTCCAAGGTCTACCAGCTTGGGCTGCGGAATCCGTTCCGATTCGCGATCGATGATGTGACGGGGCGGCTATTTATCGGCGATGTTGGCTGGACGCGTTGGGAAGAAATCAACACCGCCGATCCTGGGGCGAATTTTGGCTGGCCCTATTTCGAAGGCGGCCAAGGTGTCAATATTGTGACGCCTGGAGGCTACATCAACTTGCCGGCTGGCCAGCAGTTTGTCGCCAACGGGGCACAGGCGGAACCGGCGATCATAGCGCTGAGTCATACGGCGGATGGAATCGATGCCGTCGTCATGGGCGATGTGATTCGAGGTGGCGACTTGGGGTTGCTCTTTGAGGGCGATATCCTCTTCAACTCACTCGGCCAAGGGGTCGTGCGTCGAGCATCCGTCAACGCCGAAGGGCAAGTTACTGATGTGTCGGTGTTTACCACCGGGGCGCAATATGTCGTCGACATGCGGCAAGGTCCCGATGGCGAGATGTACTTCGTCGACCTACTCGATGGACAAATTGGACGCTGGACGGTGGTTTAA
- a CDS encoding coiled-coil domain-containing protein yields MNLMYTESEVQTLKAQEAKDYCVALMRQLEARSEGPISAGEVQLQELQYELELKQAETEDNRQREAHLERIKDLELEIEREKAEFSRSEKQTDEVRQRQVQVIQQVSESQEKLSIALDRATREHHVKLQMMQAEHDAKREALQNELHELTDKRDTLIEQIGKLADLSTAADDVDRLRAEIEQKRLEALRQQKDLDEQTETTVFEKEKELKRIRREHDIALAERNAAHRKLMLDANLEAADGLLSELGFTRIAPAEYEHLKQQAESNQTRSEQEVQAIEAAAIDEFRKRFSISSNDPIDVTELYYRERALQEENQSHEQQIAKLESEIARMRTHIESESTRVAKAIEAARTNIQNNIEPGVKR; encoded by the coding sequence ATGAATTTGATGTACACCGAGAGTGAAGTTCAGACATTGAAGGCCCAGGAAGCCAAGGACTACTGTGTTGCCTTGATGCGGCAGCTTGAGGCCAGATCAGAAGGGCCGATTTCCGCAGGCGAGGTCCAATTGCAGGAATTGCAGTATGAGTTGGAATTGAAGCAAGCTGAGACGGAAGACAATCGGCAACGCGAAGCACACCTGGAACGGATCAAAGATCTTGAACTCGAGATTGAACGCGAAAAGGCAGAGTTCTCACGATCGGAGAAACAAACTGACGAGGTTCGCCAGCGGCAAGTGCAAGTGATTCAGCAGGTGTCGGAGTCGCAAGAAAAATTGAGCATTGCTTTGGACCGTGCGACGCGAGAACATCATGTTAAATTGCAAATGATGCAGGCGGAACATGATGCCAAGCGAGAAGCTTTGCAGAACGAATTGCACGAATTGACGGACAAACGTGACACGCTGATTGAGCAGATTGGGAAATTAGCGGACTTGAGTACTGCTGCGGATGATGTGGATCGATTGAGAGCCGAAATCGAGCAGAAGCGACTCGAGGCGCTAAGGCAACAAAAGGATCTTGATGAGCAAACCGAAACGACTGTGTTCGAGAAAGAAAAAGAGCTGAAGCGGATTCGACGTGAACACGACATTGCGCTCGCGGAACGGAACGCTGCTCACCGCAAGCTGATGCTTGATGCGAACCTTGAGGCTGCCGATGGACTGCTCTCTGAACTCGGATTCACTCGCATTGCTCCAGCGGAATACGAACACTTGAAACAGCAGGCCGAAAGCAATCAAACCCGGTCGGAGCAGGAAGTTCAGGCCATTGAAGCTGCGGCGATCGACGAGTTTAGGAAACGATTCAGTATCAGTTCGAATGACCCCATCGATGTAACGGAGTTGTACTACCGCGAGCGAGCTTTACAGGAAGAGAATCAGTCGCACGAGCAGCAGATCGCCAAATTAGAATCCGAGATTGCAAGAATGCGCACGCATATCGAAAGTGAGTCGACACGCGTGGCCAAGGCGATTGAAGCCGCCCGAACCAACATCCAAAACAACATTGAGCCCGGCGTGAAGCGATAG
- a CDS encoding type IV pilus twitching motility protein PilT, whose translation MSKVTQQVFRRIAIHNKLLPEDELDALLSDFSDPLEALKQLVERQVMSQNTASQFEAVFKKQVNKLFAEQIGQMEETLETKPPCDAEQAKPSHAASAPASPIADLPAVSDSGTEEQVNVTRHDRARSLALGGVERIHSLMQQARQLGASDLHVISGIVPVVRVNGLLRELPCERLSADVAKQSLLSVLTEEQKTTFYDKLELDFSYDGGEELGRYRANLLFQHRGVDGVFRLIPETIPSFQDLNLPDAVKRFTEHRVGVVLVTGPKGSGKTTTLAAMVDRINRQRAEHIITLEDPIEFVHPCKRGHVNQRQVGTHTHSFSNALRSALREAPDVIMVGEMRDLETTSLAITAAETGHLVLATLHTPDAVRTIGRILDEFPPKEQPQIRAMLSESLCGICSQLLLPGADGESMALAVEVLVNTQAIGHLIREEKVHQIHGVMETGKQHGMILMDDSLIRLAKAGRITAEVAGEYAHNAKYVKAELASEGV comes from the coding sequence ATGTCGAAAGTGACTCAGCAGGTATTCCGGCGGATTGCGATTCACAACAAGTTGCTTCCCGAGGACGAACTCGACGCACTCCTGTCTGATTTTTCCGATCCGCTTGAAGCCTTGAAGCAACTGGTTGAGCGGCAGGTTATGTCGCAGAACACCGCGTCTCAATTCGAAGCGGTTTTCAAAAAGCAAGTGAACAAGTTGTTTGCCGAGCAAATCGGTCAAATGGAGGAAACTCTTGAGACGAAACCGCCTTGCGATGCAGAGCAAGCGAAACCGTCCCATGCAGCTTCCGCTCCCGCTTCGCCGATTGCAGACCTACCGGCCGTCAGTGATTCAGGAACGGAGGAGCAAGTCAACGTCACTCGGCACGATCGAGCTCGGTCGCTTGCTCTGGGCGGCGTGGAACGAATCCACTCTTTGATGCAGCAAGCGCGCCAGTTGGGAGCTTCGGATTTACACGTGATCTCTGGCATTGTGCCGGTCGTTCGAGTGAATGGCCTCCTTCGCGAACTGCCTTGCGAACGTTTGTCGGCCGACGTCGCCAAGCAATCTCTTTTGTCGGTCTTGACGGAAGAGCAAAAGACGACTTTCTACGACAAGCTCGAGTTGGACTTTTCGTATGACGGTGGCGAAGAGCTAGGACGATACCGAGCCAACTTGCTGTTTCAGCATCGCGGAGTGGACGGAGTTTTCCGATTGATTCCCGAGACAATTCCTTCGTTCCAGGATTTGAATTTGCCTGATGCCGTGAAGCGATTCACGGAGCATCGTGTTGGGGTCGTGCTCGTCACCGGCCCCAAAGGCAGCGGAAAGACAACGACACTTGCCGCAATGGTAGACCGGATCAATCGTCAACGAGCAGAGCACATTATCACGCTCGAGGATCCGATTGAGTTCGTGCATCCCTGCAAACGAGGACACGTCAATCAACGCCAAGTTGGCACGCATACGCATTCGTTCTCCAATGCATTGCGATCTGCGTTACGCGAGGCGCCCGATGTGATCATGGTGGGAGAGATGCGCGACCTGGAAACGACATCGCTGGCGATTACGGCCGCCGAGACGGGACACCTGGTGCTGGCCACGCTCCACACGCCCGACGCCGTTCGAACGATTGGTCGCATTCTCGATGAATTCCCGCCGAAAGAGCAGCCACAGATTCGTGCGATGTTGTCCGAGTCTCTGTGCGGCATCTGTTCGCAATTGCTGCTGCCGGGTGCCGATGGCGAATCGATGGCCCTTGCGGTTGAGGTTTTGGTCAACACTCAAGCGATTGGGCACCTGATCCGCGAAGAGAAGGTTCATCAGATCCACGGGGTGATGGAAACCGGCAAGCAACACGGCATGATCTTGATGGACGACTCGCTGATTCGATTGGCAAAGGCGGGGCGGATCACTGCCGAGGTCGCCGGCGAATACGCTCACAATGCTAAGTACGTCAAAGCCGAACTGGCTTCGGAGGGAGTGTAA
- a CDS encoding transglutaminase-like domain-containing protein yields MCDSDEQTARNCFEFVRDTIKHSADHRQNPVTCRASDVLQHKTGYCYAKSHLLCALLRASGIPAGLCYQRLSLDGHGPPFCLHGLNAVYLSEYGWYRIDARGNRSDVDAQFTPPIEKLAFPITVDGERDLIGIWEFPHSAVTECLFRYDHWSDVNENLPDIEREG; encoded by the coding sequence GTGTGTGATTCGGATGAACAAACGGCTCGAAACTGTTTTGAATTCGTTCGGGACACGATAAAGCACAGCGCTGACCACAGGCAAAATCCAGTGACCTGTCGCGCGTCGGATGTCCTTCAACACAAAACGGGATATTGCTACGCAAAAAGCCATCTGCTCTGTGCTTTACTCCGAGCAAGCGGAATACCAGCCGGGCTGTGCTACCAGCGACTTTCCCTTGACGGTCACGGACCGCCATTTTGCCTTCATGGTTTGAACGCCGTGTATCTGTCTGAGTACGGGTGGTATCGCATCGACGCTCGCGGAAACCGCTCGGATGTGGATGCCCAGTTCACGCCGCCGATTGAGAAGCTTGCCTTTCCGATCACGGTGGACGGTGAACGCGACTTGATAGGGATATGGGAATTCCCGCATTCCGCTGTGACGGAATGCTTGTTTCGGTACGATCATTGGTCCGACGTGAACGAGAATCTACCGGACATCGAACGTGAAGGGTAA